In the genome of Montipora foliosa isolate CH-2021 chromosome 3, ASM3666993v2, whole genome shotgun sequence, one region contains:
- the LOC137996407 gene encoding olfactomedin-like protein 2B isoform X1 — protein MLRYRPFFCLLLASLAFDALVSSSVKLPMASKRSLHSSKLSIKDLALELAKKHLLRMIIAEQHDLQKAKESIYILQRDNCSYIKSIGKPVTHNARYYTQGAWMKDPLGTMGAETIFVMEYYSGNVLEEYENMDKFKAGLVHKKYTLPYSWDGTGAVVYGPYLYYNRAGSYYICKYNLHTERAEAQISVSGYYTRKAYYQWGGYSGMDLAVDEQGLWVLYGTSSSSYPLVAYNVDVVKNARTHAWSLRTERMTSMGNAFVACGVVYTIDSYNSRSTTINFAYDTKTGKQWNPNIKFTNQYGYNSMVDYNPREKVLYAWDNKRLVTYPITFED, from the exons ATGTTGCGGTATCGTCCATTCTTTTGTCTGCTGCTCGCCTCATTGGCT TTTGACGCACTTGTCTCTTCGTCCGTCAAGCTGCCCATGGCCAGTAAGCGATCTCTTCACTCTTCAAAGCTGTCCATTAAAGATCTTGCTCTTGAGCTGGCAAAGAAACAC TTATTAAGGATGATTATTGCGGAGCAGCACGACTTACAGAAAGCGAAGGAGAGTATCTATATTCTTCAGAGAG ACAATTGTTCTTACATTAAGTCGATTGGTAAACCTGTGACCCACAACGCAAGATATTATACTCAGGGAGCCTGGATGAAAGACCCGCTTGGAACCATGGGAGCTGAGACTATATTTGTGATGGAGTATTATTCTGGAAATGTGCTTGAAGAATATGAAAACATGGACAAGTTTAAAGCTGGTTTGGTGCATAAGAAGTACACACTGCCTTACAGCTGGGACGGAACAGGTGCTGTGGTGTATGGACCATACCTCTACTACAACAG AGCAGGTTCCTACTACATTTGCAAGTACAATCTACATACAGAGCGAGCGGAGGCTCAAATAAGTGTGAGCGGCTACTATACAAGGAAGGCCTATTACCAATGGGGTGGATACTCTGGAATGGACCTGGCAGTGGATGAACAAGGATTGTGGGTGCTTTATGGCACCAGTAGCAGCAGTTATCCTCTGGTAGCGTATAACGTTGATGTGGTCAAGAACGCCCGAACACATGCCTGGTCCTTACGCACAG AAAGGATGACTTCGATGGGGAATGCCTTTGTTGCTTGTGGAGTGGTTTACACCATTGACAGCTACAACAGCCGATCCACCACAATCAACTTCGCTTACGACACGAAGACAGGAAAACAGTGGAACCCCAACATAAAGTTCACCAACCAGTATGGCTACAATTCCATGGTGGATTACAATCCAAGGGAGAAAGTGCTGTACGCTTGGGATAACAAACGTCTTGTCACTTATCCCATTACTTTTGAGGATTGA
- the LOC137996405 gene encoding olfactomedin-like protein 2A: MIPRCLLLVCFLGAIVEGMVLSDSVENQLQSNRSISEDNILHYKRSSPVKSKQLSKRVQAGDKIPSEHTVDELVLELAKKHLLNMIVEEQASMGQVKKSLQTLQQDCCSPIKSVQLPVTHNARQRTQGAWMKDPLGIMGQDTIFVMESYCARREVEEFENMEAFKAGIAHKKHTLPYNYDGTGAVVYGPFLYYNRENSPKVVKFNLKTNKLEAEITLSGFTQRRNGYRWCGGYCAVDLAVDEQGLWALWGDSDNSRRLYAQKIDVVKNVVTRSYALSTEGMNTMGNAFVACGIIYTIDEYNPRETTINFAYDTKTGRTWNPNIKFTNQYGYNSMVDYNPTEKVLYAWDNQRLVTYPLTFEERQQ, from the exons ATGATACCCCGCTGTTTGTTGCTAGTTTGCTTCTTAGGTGCTATCGTTGAG GGAATGGTGCTTTCTGATTCAGTGGAGAATCAGCTTCAATCCAATAGATCCATTTCAGAGGATAACATACTTCATTACAAGCGATCCTCTCCGGTAAAAAGTAAGCAGCTATCCAAGCGGGTACAAGCGGGGGATAAAATTCCTTCAGAGCACACGGTGGATGAACTTGTTCTTGAGCTTGCAAAGAAACAT cttcTGAATATGATAGTTGAAGAGCAGGCCAGTATGGGTCAAGTAAAAAAGAGTCTCCAAACTTTGCAACAAG attgCTGTTCCCCGATTAAGTCCGTTCAATTGCCTGTAACACACAATGCCAGGCAGCGTACTCAAGGAGCGTGGATGAAGGACCCACTAGGAATCATGGGACAAGATACCATTTTTGTCATGGAGTCTTACTGTGCAAGGAGGGAAGTTGAAGAATTTGAAAACATGGAAGCTTTCAAAGCAGGCATAGCCCATAAAAAGCATACTTTACCATACAATTATGACGGAACAGGAGCAGTGGTGTATGGTCCATTCCTCTATTACAACAG GGAAAATTCACCAAAAGTTGTCAAGTtcaatttaaaaacaaataaactcgAAGCAGAGATTACCTTGAGCGGATTTACACAAAGAAGAAACGGCTATCGATGGTGtggagggtactgtgcagtagACCTGGCTGTCGATGAACAGGGCCTGTGGGCTTTATGGGGTGATTCGGACAATTCGAGACGGCTATATGCGCAGAAGATCGATGTCGTGAAAAACGTGGTAACTCGCTCATATGCCTTATCCACTG AGGGTATGAATACAATGGGCAATGCTTTCGTTGCTTGTGGAATTATTTACACAATTGACGAGTACAACCCCAGGGAAACCACAATCAACTTTGCGTACGACACCAAAACGGGACGGACCTGGAACCCCAACATAAAGTTCACCAACCAGTATGGCTACAACTCCATGGTGGATTACAATCCAACGGAGAAAGTGCTGTACGCTTGGGATAACCAACGTCTAGTTACATATCCTCTCACTTTTGAGGAACGGCAGCAATGA
- the LOC137996407 gene encoding olfactomedin-like protein 2B isoform X2, translating to MASKRSLHSSKLSIKDLALELAKKHLLRMIIAEQHDLQKAKESIYILQRDNCSYIKSIGKPVTHNARYYTQGAWMKDPLGTMGAETIFVMEYYSGNVLEEYENMDKFKAGLVHKKYTLPYSWDGTGAVVYGPYLYYNRAGSYYICKYNLHTERAEAQISVSGYYTRKAYYQWGGYSGMDLAVDEQGLWVLYGTSSSSYPLVAYNVDVVKNARTHAWSLRTERMTSMGNAFVACGVVYTIDSYNSRSTTINFAYDTKTGKQWNPNIKFTNQYGYNSMVDYNPREKVLYAWDNKRLVTYPITFED from the exons ATGGCCAGTAAGCGATCTCTTCACTCTTCAAAGCTGTCCATTAAAGATCTTGCTCTTGAGCTGGCAAAGAAACAC TTATTAAGGATGATTATTGCGGAGCAGCACGACTTACAGAAAGCGAAGGAGAGTATCTATATTCTTCAGAGAG ACAATTGTTCTTACATTAAGTCGATTGGTAAACCTGTGACCCACAACGCAAGATATTATACTCAGGGAGCCTGGATGAAAGACCCGCTTGGAACCATGGGAGCTGAGACTATATTTGTGATGGAGTATTATTCTGGAAATGTGCTTGAAGAATATGAAAACATGGACAAGTTTAAAGCTGGTTTGGTGCATAAGAAGTACACACTGCCTTACAGCTGGGACGGAACAGGTGCTGTGGTGTATGGACCATACCTCTACTACAACAG AGCAGGTTCCTACTACATTTGCAAGTACAATCTACATACAGAGCGAGCGGAGGCTCAAATAAGTGTGAGCGGCTACTATACAAGGAAGGCCTATTACCAATGGGGTGGATACTCTGGAATGGACCTGGCAGTGGATGAACAAGGATTGTGGGTGCTTTATGGCACCAGTAGCAGCAGTTATCCTCTGGTAGCGTATAACGTTGATGTGGTCAAGAACGCCCGAACACATGCCTGGTCCTTACGCACAG AAAGGATGACTTCGATGGGGAATGCCTTTGTTGCTTGTGGAGTGGTTTACACCATTGACAGCTACAACAGCCGATCCACCACAATCAACTTCGCTTACGACACGAAGACAGGAAAACAGTGGAACCCCAACATAAAGTTCACCAACCAGTATGGCTACAATTCCATGGTGGATTACAATCCAAGGGAGAAAGTGCTGTACGCTTGGGATAACAAACGTCTTGTCACTTATCCCATTACTTTTGAGGATTGA